In candidate division KSB1 bacterium, the following proteins share a genomic window:
- a CDS encoding uracil-DNA glycosylase, with the protein MEHPLQQGIINLLEELRRYLRSQQELYGDEIYVRSAQPMVPEATAPSRRDTLLKFYYEVKDCQKCGLARHRTRLVFGSGNPNSSILLIGEAPGFHEDQQGKPFVGSAGQLLDRILAAINLSRQGIFITNVVKCRPPNNRDPLPEECEACSYILTRQIEIIEPKFILLLGRIAAGSLLKTDEPLTNLRGKVYQLRDAQAVVTYHPAALLRNPALKRGTWEDVQLFQKLFQGNS; encoded by the coding sequence ATGGAACATCCGCTTCAACAAGGGATCATCAATTTGCTGGAGGAGTTAAGGCGCTACTTGCGCAGCCAGCAGGAACTTTATGGCGATGAAATCTACGTGCGATCGGCTCAGCCGATGGTGCCCGAAGCAACTGCCCCTTCCCGACGAGATACCCTGTTAAAGTTCTACTACGAAGTGAAGGATTGTCAAAAGTGCGGTTTAGCGCGTCATAGAACCCGGTTGGTATTTGGCAGCGGCAATCCCAATTCTTCGATCCTGTTAATTGGCGAAGCCCCAGGGTTTCATGAAGATCAACAAGGGAAGCCGTTCGTCGGCAGTGCTGGTCAGCTATTGGATCGCATTTTGGCTGCAATTAATTTGTCGCGGCAGGGCATTTTTATCACCAATGTGGTGAAATGTCGTCCGCCCAATAATCGAGATCCATTGCCAGAAGAGTGTGAGGCTTGTAGTTATATTTTAACGAGGCAAATAGAAATCATCGAGCCGAAATTTATTTTGCTGTTGGGACGGATTGCGGCTGGAAGTTTACTGAAAACTGATGAACCTTTGACCAATTTGCGCGGGAAGGTTTATCAACTGAGGGATGCGCAAGCTGTAGTGACCTATCATCCAGCAGCATTGTTGCGAAATCCAGCGCTGAAACGGGGAACCTGGGAAGATGTGCAATTGTTTCAGAAACTATTTCAGGGAAATTCATAG
- the coaBC gene encoding bifunctional phosphopantothenoylcysteine decarboxylase/phosphopantothenate--cysteine ligase CoaBC, producing MLSGAKILVGVTGGIAAYKTAELIRELKRHGAVVRVVMTRAATEFVTPLTFATLSEHPVLSEMFGSQDAGAGTIHIEAARWADVIVICPATANTIGKIAVGLADNLLTTLVMATTSPVIFCPAMNKEMYQNTIVQQNIDQLVKKGYHIVPPGSGELACGEIGWGRLADIPAIIDKIKMVVLGTHRLAGKKILVTAGRTEEPLDPVRFITNRSTGKMGFAIAEMAALNGAEVTLISGPNQLRAPVFVNYVSVQTADQMADAVLGAASQQDVIIMAAAVADFKPEQYSLQKIKKSDIAGSLRLVRTRDILKELGRTKQNQILVGFAVETEHELEHAREKLIEKRLDLIVVNNPLLPGAGFGTDTNRVTLLDAAGGSEELPLMTKHQVAQQILARVIRMIEVRK from the coding sequence ATGCTCTCTGGGGCCAAAATACTGGTGGGTGTGACGGGAGGCATCGCTGCCTATAAGACTGCGGAGCTAATTCGCGAGCTAAAGCGTCACGGGGCTGTGGTGCGAGTGGTCATGACGCGCGCTGCCACTGAATTTGTTACTCCATTGACTTTTGCGACGCTATCTGAACACCCAGTGCTGAGCGAGATGTTTGGCAGCCAAGACGCCGGGGCAGGGACGATTCACATTGAGGCGGCACGTTGGGCAGATGTGATTGTCATTTGCCCAGCCACCGCGAATACCATTGGCAAAATTGCCGTCGGCCTGGCAGATAATTTATTGACCACTTTGGTGATGGCGACCACGAGTCCAGTGATTTTCTGTCCAGCCATGAACAAGGAAATGTACCAAAACACCATCGTCCAGCAAAACATTGATCAACTCGTTAAGAAAGGGTATCACATCGTGCCTCCTGGTTCTGGGGAACTTGCTTGCGGTGAAATCGGTTGGGGACGGTTAGCCGATATTCCAGCTATCATTGATAAGATCAAAATGGTGGTGTTAGGAACTCATCGGTTGGCTGGCAAGAAAATTTTGGTCACCGCTGGCAGAACAGAAGAACCACTCGATCCAGTCCGTTTCATCACCAATCGATCCACTGGCAAAATGGGATTCGCCATTGCAGAAATGGCAGCATTGAACGGGGCAGAGGTGACGCTGATCAGCGGACCAAATCAGCTCCGAGCGCCCGTTTTTGTCAACTATGTTTCGGTCCAAACCGCAGATCAAATGGCCGATGCTGTTTTGGGGGCTGCATCACAGCAAGATGTCATTATCATGGCAGCGGCAGTTGCTGATTTTAAGCCCGAACAATATTCACTGCAAAAAATAAAAAAGAGTGATATTGCCGGGTCGCTTCGGTTGGTAAGAACCCGAGATATTCTAAAAGAACTTGGTCGCACTAAGCAGAATCAGATCTTAGTTGGATTTGCGGTTGAGACCGAACACGAACTTGAACATGCTCGAGAAAAGTTGATCGAAAAAAGACTCGATCTAATAGTTGTAAATAACCCGCTTTTACCCGGAGCAGGATTTGGCACAGATACCAATCGGGTGACGCTACTTGACGCAGCCGGCGGCAGCGAAGAGCTGCCACTCATGACGAAACATCAGGTCGCACAACAGATTTTAGCTCGGGTGATCCGGATGATCGAGGTGCGAAAATGA
- a CDS encoding DNA-directed RNA polymerase subunit omega translates to MSSTLPLNELEKLSNNIYEAIIVIAKRARQINEEQKRLIDVETQMDDSVDDYDDDEEMRETEEPEATKKKVLKLPKPTEQAIQEMLAGKIKWDYGLEPEMEEREN, encoded by the coding sequence ATGTCCAGCACACTTCCGTTGAACGAATTAGAGAAGTTGAGCAATAATATTTATGAGGCGATTATAGTGATCGCAAAGCGAGCACGACAGATTAACGAGGAACAGAAGCGATTGATCGATGTAGAGACTCAGATGGATGATTCGGTCGATGATTATGACGATGATGAGGAAATGCGCGAAACTGAAGAACCAGAAGCGACCAAGAAGAAGGTCCTCAAACTGCCCAAGCCCACGGAACAGGCGATCCAAGAGATGTTAGCTGGGAAAATTAAGTGGGATTATGGCTTGGAACCTGAGATGGAAGAACGTGAGAATTGA
- the gmk gene encoding guanylate kinase, producing MQGLLIILSSPSGGGKTSVIQKILARDPERFVYSISATTRKPRPGEIDGKDYFFMTESEFRQGIENGKFLEWESVHGHLYGTPRDYIDSCLKKGKHILFDIDVNGALKVAKVLPEQTLTIFLAPPSIETLIQRLKSRNTDSAEEINTRLQRIPMEMEKARLFDYVVVNQDLDTTVAQVLEIIDNFSKQKSDALAQ from the coding sequence ATGCAGGGATTATTGATTATTTTATCATCTCCATCTGGAGGAGGTAAAACTTCTGTCATCCAAAAAATATTAGCGCGCGATCCCGAGAGATTTGTTTATTCTATCTCAGCAACCACCCGAAAACCGCGCCCTGGCGAGATCGATGGAAAAGACTATTTCTTTATGACAGAGTCAGAATTTCGGCAGGGGATCGAGAATGGAAAATTTTTAGAGTGGGAATCGGTTCATGGTCATCTTTATGGTACGCCCCGAGATTATATTGACTCCTGTTTAAAGAAAGGGAAGCACATTCTTTTTGATATTGACGTGAATGGTGCTCTAAAGGTCGCCAAAGTTTTGCCAGAACAGACGCTCACCATCTTTCTTGCGCCGCCTTCGATTGAAACGTTAATCCAGCGGCTAAAAAGTCGCAACACTGATTCAGCCGAGGAGATTAACACCCGGCTGCAACGGATCCCGATGGAGATGGAAAAGGCCCGGTTGTTCGATTATGTCGTAGTAAACCAAGATTTGGATACGACCGTAGCGCAAGTGCTTGAAATCATCGATAATTTTTCGAAACAGAAATCTGATGCCCTAGCGCAATGA
- a CDS encoding DUF370 domain-containing protein, producing the protein MMISIGFKNYVNLDQIVSIIAPNSKPIKNMITNARENGKLVDATMGKKTKSVIITSSDHIVLSANLPDTIVHRIHELTGRTNGAEPGE; encoded by the coding sequence ATGATGATCAGTATTGGTTTCAAGAACTACGTGAATCTAGATCAGATTGTGTCCATCATAGCACCAAATTCAAAGCCGATTAAAAATATGATTACAAATGCTCGAGAGAATGGGAAATTGGTTGACGCTACTATGGGCAAAAAGACCAAATCGGTGATCATCACGAGTAGCGATCATATTGTGTTATCGGCAAATCTGCCTGATACCATTGTGCATCGGATTCATGAGCTGACTGGTCGAACCAATGGCGCAGAGCCAGGTGAATGA
- a CDS encoding YicC family protein, giving the protein MTGYGRGEVKNEECEIVAEVRSVNNRFLDVQMKLPRNYFHYEQEVKNIIRNYVTRGRINVYVGLKLNTEENGAGLVINREPARVYWKLLQQLKKEFKIRGRIKLEHLLQFPDIISYEEGAGANEAIWHAIEQAIIIAMENLQEMRRREGQELAKDLEGRIQLLDKRIAQIEAISSSRMGEELAKLRQQIQAILPIEGVDEARLETEIALMINRIDVTEECVRFHSHNKMFLDVMVSEDVVGRKLNFLLQEMTREANTIGAKANHADIAHLVVEIKEEVEKIREQVQNIE; this is encoded by the coding sequence ATGACTGGTTATGGCCGAGGCGAGGTGAAGAATGAAGAATGTGAGATTGTGGCAGAAGTTCGCTCGGTTAATAACAGATTTCTTGACGTCCAGATGAAATTGCCGCGCAACTACTTTCATTATGAGCAAGAGGTCAAGAACATCATTCGAAATTATGTGACGCGCGGCCGGATCAATGTTTATGTTGGGCTAAAACTCAACACTGAAGAGAATGGTGCGGGACTGGTAATCAACCGCGAGCCAGCCCGAGTTTATTGGAAATTGCTTCAGCAATTAAAAAAAGAATTCAAGATTCGGGGAAGGATCAAGTTAGAGCACTTGCTCCAATTTCCAGATATAATTAGCTATGAAGAGGGAGCAGGGGCTAATGAAGCTATTTGGCACGCGATCGAGCAAGCGATAATCATTGCGATGGAGAATTTGCAAGAAATGCGGCGTCGCGAGGGTCAGGAACTAGCCAAGGATCTTGAAGGTAGAATTCAACTGCTGGATAAACGTATTGCTCAGATCGAGGCAATTTCATCAAGTCGGATGGGAGAAGAATTAGCCAAGCTGCGCCAACAGATTCAGGCCATTCTGCCGATCGAAGGGGTTGATGAGGCGCGATTGGAGACCGAAATCGCATTGATGATCAATCGAATTGATGTGACTGAAGAATGCGTTCGATTTCACAGCCATAATAAGATGTTTCTCGATGTGATGGTGTCGGAAGATGTGGTCGGTCGGAAACTTAATTTTTTGCTTCAAGAGATGACTCGGGAGGCAAATACCATCGGTGCCAAAGCCAATCATGCAGATATCGCCCATCTTGTGGTAGAGATCAAGGAAGAAGTGGAGAAAATCAGAGAGCAGGTGCAGAACATCGAGTAG
- the mutS gene encoding DNA mismatch repair protein MutS, whose amino-acid sequence MKANSSTTPLLEQYLAIKAKHKNAILFFRMGDFYEMFYEDAKIASQVLGITLTSRAHGKAADVPLAGFPYHALDNYLTKMIKAGYRVAICEQVEDPKTAKTIVRRDVVEIVTPGTTFSDELLVSNRNNYLVALAFAKEICGMAAVDVTTGEFFVTEFPKEKMREQVLSLYPAEIVVAETQLLYATKILNAENVFFTAREDWIFSRDYGYEILTEHFKTASLKGFGCEDLDAGIAAAGAILHYLKENQKNQLGHITQLKRRYNSDYLTLDPTTQRNLELVQSLTQRDQRGTLISVLDRTKTAMGGRRLVNWMLNPLNQQKPIEYRLNAVEEFYQNDRMRQDLRELLGKLGDLERLVSRVTTNRANARDLISLKSALKLVPEFQAKLAPAESEYAVHIREHLQPLDAVVDEIERAIVDDPPLATTEGGLIRTGYHAELDRLREIAFSGKDWIARLQASERERTGIPSLKVNYNKVFGYYIEVTNPHLAKIPNEYIRKQTLVNAERFITPALKEYEEQVLGAEEKIINLEFELFDQVRQLVAQNVKAIQQNATLLGELDCLLNLAQVARDNHYCKPIITTDDEIVIKDGRHPVVEKLLPAGQSFVPNDVHLNNTTDQIWIITGPNMAGKSTYLRQVGLIVLMAQMGSFVPASHAKIGLVDKIFTRVGASDNLAGGESTFLMEMNETANILNNASPKSLILLDEIGRGTSTFDGLSIAWSVTEYLHNHSSVAAKTLFATHYHELTELALILPRVKNYNVAVKEWGDKVIFIRKIVPGGCDHSYGIQVAQLAGLPKEVIQRAKEVLANLEADELTPNEMPRLARHYQNKKHPEAKLQLDFFAQQQQQLVEEIKKLDVNRLTPIDALNKLYELKKLISEN is encoded by the coding sequence ATGAAAGCTAATTCCAGCACAACGCCGCTCCTCGAACAGTATCTTGCCATTAAGGCGAAACATAAAAACGCCATTTTGTTTTTTCGGATGGGCGATTTTTATGAGATGTTCTATGAGGATGCCAAGATTGCTTCGCAGGTGTTGGGAATCACCCTGACTTCGCGGGCTCATGGCAAAGCCGCGGATGTTCCTTTGGCAGGGTTCCCGTATCATGCGCTCGATAACTACCTCACTAAGATGATCAAAGCAGGATATCGGGTGGCAATCTGCGAACAGGTGGAAGATCCGAAAACCGCCAAAACTATTGTCCGACGCGATGTGGTGGAGATAGTTACTCCAGGGACCACGTTTTCCGATGAACTGCTGGTTTCCAATCGTAACAATTATCTGGTAGCTCTGGCATTCGCGAAAGAGATTTGTGGTATGGCAGCAGTGGACGTGACAACTGGGGAATTCTTTGTGACCGAATTCCCCAAGGAGAAAATGCGAGAACAGGTGCTATCGCTTTATCCCGCTGAGATCGTAGTAGCAGAGACGCAGCTCCTTTATGCAACCAAAATCTTGAACGCAGAAAATGTATTTTTTACTGCCAGGGAGGATTGGATTTTCAGCCGCGATTATGGGTATGAAATTTTAACTGAGCATTTTAAAACTGCATCGCTGAAAGGTTTTGGGTGCGAGGACCTGGATGCAGGCATTGCTGCGGCTGGGGCGATTCTACATTATCTCAAAGAGAACCAAAAAAATCAACTGGGACATATTACTCAACTCAAAAGACGCTACAATTCCGATTACCTGACATTGGATCCGACGACCCAGCGCAATCTTGAGCTCGTACAGTCCTTGACGCAGCGGGATCAGCGAGGGACATTGATTTCAGTATTGGATCGCACCAAGACCGCGATGGGAGGCCGACGCTTAGTGAATTGGATGCTCAACCCACTCAACCAGCAGAAACCGATCGAATACCGCTTGAACGCTGTAGAGGAGTTCTACCAAAACGATCGCATGCGGCAGGATTTGAGGGAGCTGCTTGGGAAATTGGGCGATCTGGAGCGGCTGGTTTCCCGTGTAACCACGAACCGCGCTAATGCTCGGGATCTGATCTCGTTGAAATCTGCCCTGAAGCTCGTGCCGGAATTTCAGGCAAAGCTGGCACCTGCAGAGTCGGAATATGCGGTCCACATTCGCGAACACTTACAACCGCTTGACGCCGTAGTTGATGAGATCGAACGGGCGATTGTCGATGATCCACCTCTGGCAACCACAGAAGGTGGATTGATCCGTACGGGGTATCATGCGGAACTGGACCGATTGCGCGAGATCGCTTTTTCGGGAAAGGATTGGATCGCCCGGCTCCAAGCTTCGGAGCGCGAACGCACTGGCATTCCATCTTTAAAAGTGAATTACAACAAAGTATTCGGTTACTATATCGAAGTGACCAATCCTCATTTGGCCAAAATCCCAAATGAGTATATTCGGAAACAAACTCTCGTCAACGCTGAACGTTTCATCACCCCAGCGTTAAAAGAATATGAAGAACAAGTGCTCGGCGCCGAAGAAAAAATCATCAATCTTGAATTTGAGCTATTCGATCAGGTGCGGCAATTGGTGGCGCAAAACGTAAAAGCTATTCAACAGAATGCGACGCTGCTTGGCGAATTAGACTGCCTGTTGAATCTGGCTCAAGTGGCACGTGATAATCACTATTGCAAACCGATCATTACGACCGATGATGAGATCGTCATCAAGGATGGTCGTCATCCTGTGGTGGAGAAATTGCTCCCAGCAGGCCAATCATTCGTGCCAAATGACGTCCATTTGAACAACACGACCGATCAAATTTGGATCATTACCGGCCCAAATATGGCGGGCAAATCAACCTACCTTCGCCAGGTAGGGCTGATCGTCCTCATGGCCCAGATGGGCAGCTTTGTCCCAGCCAGTCATGCGAAGATCGGGCTGGTGGATAAAATCTTTACCCGCGTGGGGGCTTCGGACAATTTAGCTGGTGGCGAAAGCACGTTTCTGATGGAGATGAACGAGACCGCCAATATCTTAAATAATGCGAGCCCGAAAAGTCTTATTTTGCTGGATGAAATCGGCCGCGGAACCAGCACATTCGATGGATTATCGATCGCGTGGTCGGTGACTGAGTATTTGCACAATCACTCAAGCGTCGCTGCTAAAACGTTGTTCGCTACCCATTACCATGAATTAACGGAACTTGCTCTGATACTCCCACGTGTAAAAAACTACAATGTAGCGGTCAAGGAATGGGGGGACAAGGTAATCTTCATTCGGAAGATCGTCCCAGGGGGATGCGATCACAGCTACGGCATTCAAGTTGCTCAATTAGCTGGCCTGCCGAAAGAGGTAATACAGCGAGCCAAAGAGGTGTTGGCCAACCTTGAAGCCGATGAGTTGACCCCGAATGAAATGCCGCGGCTGGCGCGCCATTACCAGAACAAAAAACATCCAGAAGCAAAGCTTCAACTCGATTTCTTTGCCCAGCAACAACAACAATTGGTGGAGGAAATCAAGAAGCTCGATGTCAATCGTCTCACCCCAATCGATGCATTGAATAAATTGTATGAACTGAAAAAGCTAATCAGCGAGAATTAA